Genomic DNA from Corynebacterium kroppenstedtii:
CGTAGCCAGTGGTTACAGGCCAGTATCCACAATTTCGCTCGGGTCGTTAATCTCACTCGGGTCGCTGTTTCCGCTATCCCGTAGGCGATCATCCCGGACAAAGATTGCTGCAACAACGACAACAACCATTAAGGGAACAAACGTCCCGAGAACAGGAATTAATGCATCGTGATAGGCCTGAGCGATGATGCCATGAACAGGCTCGTGTAACTGTTTCATTGACTCCGGAGTCAGCGATGCGAATGACACCCCAGTACCGGTTTCGGCAAAACGCGCGGTGGCACGGGAGGCGAAAAAGGCCCCGACAACGGACATTCCCAATGTGCCCGCTAAATCCCTGAATAAACTATTCGACGCTGTGGCTGTGCCCATCACCTTCGTCGAAAAAGAGTTTTGAACTACTAATACAGAAAGCTGGGTACCAAGACCGAAACCGACGCCCAGGACACATAAGACAGCGATAAGGACATATACACCCGAGCCAGTGTGGAGCGCACTTAGCGCAAGAAATCCTGCTACACAAAACGCGCCGCTCGTGACCAACAAAACCCTATACTTTTCGGTCTTGCTGACCATGAATCCTGAAATGAGAGAAAAGGCGAACATCAACGCGGTCATCGGAAGAAGGACGAAACCAGCGGTAACAGCGTCAATTCCTTCAACAATCTGTATATAGGCAGGCATATAGGTTGTGACGCCGAATGTTCCCAGAGCGAGCAGCATGCCGATCAATGTGGCGAGGACAAAGTTTCGGTTGGTGAGAATATACGGGGGAAGGACAGGGTCACCCGCATGCTTTTCTACCCACATACAGGCCACCATGCACGCCGCTGCGCCAACCATGCAGAAAAGAACTTTGGGCTGCCCCCAGCCACCATGGCCAGCCCAGGCTGTGCACAAAACGAGGAAGGTAGACACGGCACCAATAAGAACCATTCCGGCCACGTCAATACGAGAGGACTGTTTTTCTGGCTCCGGCTCCTGTAAGAACTTGAGACACAATAAAAGGGATACGATTCCGAAGGGAACATTGACGCCGAAAGTCCAACGCCAATTCCAATATTCGGTGATTAAGCCACCCACGACGGGACCGGCGACGGTAGAAATCACGAATACGCTACCGATGAAGCCCATGTACTTTCCGCGCTCTCGGCGAGGGACAGCGGCGGCTAAGAGAGCTTGGGAAAGAACAACTAAGCCCCCGCCACCCATGCCTTGAATAAAGCGGGTGATAACTAGCGCCATCATGGAGTTAACGAATGTTCCATATATGCATGAAATAATAAAAACGACCAAAGAAAAAAGAAATAGTTTCTTTAGTCCATATCGGTCACCCAGTTTTCCGTACATGGGAAGAAAAATCGT
This window encodes:
- a CDS encoding MFS transporter gives rise to the protein MVQQSQRSSSVVLIVIGLSLAMFMFSVNQTMLSVALPTIVGSLHGGDHILWISTSYMLASTIFLPMYGKLGDRYGLKKLFLFSLVVFIISCIYGTFVNSMMALVITRFIQGMGGGGLVVLSQALLAAAVPRRERGKYMGFIGSVFVISTVAGPVVGGLITEYWNWRWTFGVNVPFGIVSLLLCLKFLQEPEPEKQSSRIDVAGMVLIGAVSTFLVLCTAWAGHGGWGQPKVLFCMVGAAACMVACMWVEKHAGDPVLPPYILTNRNFVLATLIGMLLALGTFGVTTYMPAYIQIVEGIDAVTAGFVLLPMTALMFAFSLISGFMVSKTEKYRVLLVTSGAFCVAGFLALSALHTGSGVYVLIAVLCVLGVGFGLGTQLSVLVVQNSFSTKVMGTATASNSLFRDLAGTLGMSVVGAFFASRATARFAETGTGVSFASLTPESMKQLHEPVHGIIAQAYHDALIPVLGTFVPLMVVVVVAAIFVRDDRLRDSGNSDPSEINDPSEIVDTGL